From a region of the Arachis ipaensis cultivar K30076 chromosome B09, Araip1.1, whole genome shotgun sequence genome:
- the LOC107615629 gene encoding uncharacterized protein LOC107615629 yields the protein MAVDDDTDDEEGAHDDIEGLLNDAFGDIPHAEGVTVGQNEEAKNFYNLIDGASQELYPGCKKFSTLSFTIRLYLLKCLYGWSNASFISLLELLKEAMPDINIPSSFHKTKAMIRDLGLDYKKIDACPNDFLLYRKELKDEKQCRVCGTSRYTENSSDNSENQPDKKGRPIPEKTLRYFPIIPRLQRLFMCSKTEASLRWHDEERVKDGTLKNPTDGLAWRNLDEMDEEFEKESRNIRLGLSSDGFNPFRSMNISWSTWPVMLMVYNLPSWMCMKPEYWVENYDASKNETFQMRAALLWTINNFPAYAMLSGWSTKGKLACPCCNKNTCSLQLNDSQKTVYMDHRVFLPMDHPWRTNTRSFNGKQELRSHSPVIEGTEIFEMLQNIENIFGKKQSTSNSFPWNWKERSIFFELPYWHKNPLRHNLDVMHIEKNILDSVIGTFFDIPGKTKDHLNAQYDLKDLGIWKNLQAKEVNNAREQSWQRHAFL from the exons ATGGCAGTTGACGATGACACGGATGATGAAGAAGGTGCACACGATGACATTGAAGGACTGCTTAATGATGCATTTGGAGATATACCTCATGCTGAGGGTGTTACTGTAGGTCAAAATGAAGAGGCTAAAAACTTTTACAATTTAATAGATGGGGCAAGTCAAGAGTTATACCCAGGTTGCAAGAAATTTTCTACATTATCTTTTACCATCCGTCTGTACTTGTTAAAGTGTTTGTACGGTTGGAGCAATGCCTCCTTCATTTCACTTCTTGAGCTATTGAAAGAGGCAATGCCTGACATTAACATACCTTCATCTTTCCATAAGACGAAGGCTATGATAAGAGATTTAGGTCTGgattataaaaaaattgatgctTGTCCTAATGATTTCCTCCTATATAGAAAAGAACTAAAGGATGAAAAACAATGTCGTGTGTGTGGAACTTCTCGATATACTGAAAATTCTAGTGATAATAGCGAGAACCAACCTGACAAGAAAGGTCGTCCTATTCCTGAAAAGACTCTAAGATACTTTCCTATAATTCCAAGACTTCAGAGATTATTTATGTGCTCAAAGACGGAAGCTAGTCTGAGGTGGCATGATGAGGAGCGCGTAAAAGATGGGACGTTAAAGAATCCTACTGATGGCTTGGCTTGGAGGAACCTTGATGAAATGGatgaagaatttgaaaaagaatcaCGCAATATTAGACTAGGCTTGTCAAGTGATGGGTTCAACCCATTTCGTAGTATGAACATTTCATGGAGCACGTGGCCCGTGATGTTAATGGTATATAACTTGCCTTCGTGGATGTGCATGAAACCCGAATATT GGGTCGAAAATTATGATGCATCAAAGAATGAGACCTTTCAAATGCGGGCAGCTCTTTTGTGGACAATCAACAATTTTCCTGCCTATGCTATGTTGTCTGGGTGGAGTACAAAGGGAAAATTGGCTTGCCCTTGTTGCAACAAAAATACCTGTAGCTTACAACTAAACGATAGTCAGAAGACAGTTTATATGGACCATCGTGTCTTTTTACCCATGGATCATCCATGGAGAACCAATACAAGATCTTTTAATGGGAAGCAGGAATTAAGATCCCATTCACCTGTTATAGAAGGAACTGAAATTTTTGAGATGCTACAAAATATTGAAAATATCTTTGGGAAGAAGCAAAGTACATCAAATAGTTTCCCATGGAATTGGAAAGAAAGATCAATTTTCTTTGAATTGCCTTACTGGCACAAGAACCCATTGCGTCACAACTTGGATGTCATGCACATAGAGAAAAACATACTTGACAGTGTAATTGGAACTTTCTTCGATATCCCAGGCAAGACAAAGGACCATTTGAATGCTCAATATGACTTAAAAGATCTGGGTATCTGGAAAAATCTTCAAGCAAAGGAGGTGAATAATGCCAGAGAACAAAGTTGGCAAAGGCATGCTTTTCTATGA